The Borrelia coriaceae sequence AGAGTTAGTATTATCTTTAAATAACTCTTTTATTTCAGATTCTTTAGTTGCGAATACAAAAAAGTGCTTATCTTCTTTAAAATGTGTATAGTCATCTTTATATACAGTAAGGCCATCATCACCGTCAGTATTATCTTTATAAGTATTTATAAGAACAACAAAAGTATATCTGTTTTCTTGTAACTGGTTTTTAATTTCCTTTGATTCTGTACCCTCTTTATATATAAGGAGTTTAACTGATCTTAGGCCTTGCTCGCCTGCTGAGAAGAATGCTTGTATTGCTTTTTTTAGGTAAGCTTTTTCTTTGTCAAATGCATCCTGATCGTTACTACCTTCTTTTTCAAGTGCATCAATTTGCTTTGTAAAGCTATTTATATTTAAGTTTAATATCTTAACCTTAGGTGTTGAAGCATTAACTTTAATCTTTGAACATTTATATACTAGTAAGGGCTGGTAATAATTTATATGTTTTATATCTAAGGCCTGATGAGTTAAATTGACGTTAATTGTGTCTTGTGGCAATATTAGCCTCCTTTAATTTTTGTATAATCTGTGCATTAGCTTTAAAGTTTTGACTACAACAATAAGCAACATTGCTATAATTGGAATTAATTTTAATAAGTCCACTGTTTTGCATATTTGTTGTAGGATAGATATATAAGTTAACTTGAACTGAATATTTATCATCTTCTTCTTGTTCTAGTGTTAACTTACAAGTATTCTCATAAATAAAATCAGTTAACAAACTATAAATTTGAAGCATGGTGTAATATGAATCCCTATCTTGAGAATTTATAACTTGACTTAAAATAAATATTTGAAAATGCAAACTAAACTCATTTACATTAGAGTAAAATTCACCGCATCTTGAATTTGGTATTAATAAGTTATCTATATTTTCAAATTTAACTGCACATATATTCTCAAGCTTGGTAGTGTGTTTAGACATGTATGGATGATTATATGTATGAATTATGTCTAAGTTTATTCCTAAGTTCTTAATGACTTCTTTAAAACTTTTTAGATAATCTAGTAGGCAAGTATGTATAACCTTAATATTGAGTATCACTAGTTTATCCTATAACTAATAGAATTAAGCATATTTGCAGTATCAATTAATGTTGATGTTGGATAAGATGATCCTTTTCTTTTCTTATATGCAATGGTTTTAGCTTGTATTTGGGGCTTTACTTTGTTTGATAAAACATAGTTAGTGTAATAAGCTATAAAGGCCTCTGCTATAGCTTGCATACCTTTTTTAGGGTTTTCCATGAAGCAATTTCTTATATAACTTGTGTCTATGTAATTCTTAAATCCCATTTCATTAGCAACAGCATATAAGTGTGATCTTGAAGGCAATTTGCTACTACCAAATTCATGCATACGAGCAATTTTTGCATTTCTTTTATCAAACCAACCAATCTCAATCTCTATTTCCATTCTATTGCCTTCAAAAGGATAGTAAGATAGCCAATACTAGAGTCAATACTGACTATTTCATAAAACATATTAGAATCTGATATTCTATCTTTAAGTTCAAAATCTAAATTGGATGTAGTATAAAGTTTATGAAGCGACTTTATATCATAAAGATTGGAATCATATAAATTTGTAAGTTCATCTGATTCTATACTAAAAAATACACCCGTAAACTCTTGAAATTTATCCTTATCATATGTCAACTGATAATCTGATAAGTCTTCTAAATAAGCATAAGTGCCTTTATATAGCTTAAGTGTCTCTTCATTCTTAAAGTAAGAGATTACTCTTGATGCTAAGCTTGCTAGTCTAGTTCTAATACTATTATTATGTGTCATCATTTGAGGATTCCTATACAACAAGGTGGATTAGTTGTTTGGATTTTAAGACTACTAAGTAAAGATTCAAACTGACTACAAAAGCTTGTGTTTGCATTAGATTCATTACCAATAGGATAATATGAAATTTCAAGCTCATTAATCTTCTCATTTTTGATACGGTTAAAATCAAATTCACGTATCACACCGGCTTGATTTAGTTTACAACCTATATAGTAATAAAGTAGTAATATCAGATGTGAGGAGGTAAGCATGTCAGCATTAATTCCTTTGGTAGTTATTATCATCTCAAGTAATTCTGTATAAGTTTCAAACTGAGTAAATGACAATACTTCTTCATTTAAATTAAGTAAATTTAGTATCTTACTATGAAGTGTTTGCAATTCTGATGACATATCTAACCCCTCTTCTACTAATAATTAACTTTGCTTAATATCAACTCTTAATATGCTCTTTGCTGTTGCAATAAGACCCCCTAAAACAAAATCAATGTATGAATGTGCAATATCAGTTGAATCTTTATCAACTTGTTCATTTGGCATTGGTAACATATACTTACTTGGTTTGAATTTAATTAATTCTGAATTTAATGGATAAATTAATATCTGATTTGAGAGTAAATTAGATGTTTGGATATAGACTTCTTGTCTATTATTAACAGCTTTAATAGTCTTGATAAGGAAATCTTCCCATGAATCAGTTGAAGAATAAATATTAGATGATGTTGATGTATTTGTTATTGCATAGGGTTCAACTAGTTTTAAACTTGTTTTTGGATCAACTAGTACCATCATAGGAGTAGAAAACTCATCACCAAGTTCTAGTTTTCCAAGCCCATCTTTTATTTTTTCAAATATTTTATCCATTTTATCTTTATTAGATGACTGCACTTCTTCTTTTACTTGATCTGGCATATTAAGCAGTCCATACATATTAGGAAGCATACGTTTTTGATTCTTACCATCTTTTTGTATTGAAACAGAACCAGTCAATATAAAGTGATTTATAAGCTTAATAATTTCATTACTTGCAAGTTTATATGCTTCCCTAAATGGAAGTAAATTATTATTTACATCACCTGCATAATCATTATTTTTATAA is a genomic window containing:
- a CDS encoding DUF764 family protein, which encodes MILNIKVIHTCLLDYLKSFKEVIKNLGINLDIIHTYNHPYMSKHTTKLENICAVKFENIDNLLIPNSRCGEFYSNVNEFSLHFQIFILSQVINSQDRDSYYTMLQIYSLLTDFIYENTCKLTLEQEEDDKYSVQVNLYIYPTTNMQNSGLIKINSNYSNVAYCCSQNFKANAQIIQKLKEANIATRHN
- a CDS encoding DUF1506 family protein, whose product is MMTHNNSIRTRLASLASRVISYFKNEETLKLYKGTYAYLEDLSDYQLTYDKDKFQEFTGVFFSIESDELTNLYDSNLYDIKSLHKLYTTSNLDFELKDRISDSNMFYEIVSIDSSIGYLTILLKAIEWK
- a CDS encoding DUF3890 domain-containing protein, yielding MSSELQTLHSKILNLLNLNEEVLSFTQFETYTELLEMIITTKGINADMLTSSHLILLLYYYIGCKLNQAGVIREFDFNRIKNEKINELEISYYPIGNESNANTSFCSQFESLLSSLKIQTTNPPCCIGILK